The stretch of DNA CCCAATCGATCAACTACATCTTATGAAAATATTTCAGCTTCTCCCACAAATGGTTATATCCTAATCCACACCCTCAAACCCtagattattcattaaaaaaaccccaaaaatcaaaatcaaattaaagaaatagCAAAAAAACTTGAGATGAATATACatagaaaccctaaaattgataACTTTATATCAGATCCTGTAATTAGAAGCGACATCCAAAATGAATTTATAATGAAAACTTACGATCTCGACCACCACGAACTCCACCCCTTGTCGGATGATACATCGAAAATCCCCAGAAAGTTACAACCTTTGAATTTGCTCAACTTGATGATTACGAATTTCTCAGATTCTGgttcgatttaaaaaaaaaactattattgaAGACGGTGAATATATCACAAAAAATAATGATGGGCCAGATTGGGCTTTCCAGCCCATTTAATAGGTTAATAAAGACAAACCTAGAAAAAGACAACACGTGTGACACGTGTCGATATACAAAGGAGGAGAAGTGGAGAGAAGTGACCACCAGACAATTGTATTGCATCTATCTCTCTACCTACTAAGTTAGGCAAAGAAGCCTAATCCAAACCCACcgattcaaaaccctaaaagacGGTGGAAACAATGGCTGAAGCTCAAGACCGTTCTCATGCCTCTGATTCATCACCTCCGACTCTAAAGTTTCCTCCTTTCGTCACCAACTTGTTCCCTTTTCTCAAACCTAAGCCTGCTACTGATGCCAGTGGTGGTTCTAAACCCACGGCTGTCTCCGGCGACAAGGAGCCTCAGAAGTCTACTTACGAAGCTGTCTCTTTCCCTTACAATCCACCCAAAAGCGCAGAGCCGATTAAGTTTGAAGCTGAGCCCAGCTCCGGCAGGACTTCCAACTCCGTCATCCTTTGGCAGGTGATTTTGACAAGAGATGTGTACTTCATTTAGGGCTTTTCTTTGGATGGATTGTGATTTGAAATTGGCTTTAGAATTGAGGTTTGGTGAGAGCTGAGAGGtgatttgttatgtttatttatgtGGAGAGCAATGTGAATGGTAGGGACCATGGCTGATTCAAGGCAGATGCTCTCATAATTATGATTCTGTGCGTGGCTCAGATTAGCGCGTCCTGTTTACTTGAAACTATTCTGACTTTTTCTTTACCAATATGCAAATAGTTCAGTTGCTATCTTGATCTGCAAAAGTTGCTGCAGACGTGATTTGAGTTTGGTGAGAGCTGAGACctaatttgttatgttgtttatgTGGAGAGCAATGTGAATGGTAGGGACCATGGCTGATTCAAGGCAGATAGATGCTCATAATTATGACTCTATGCGTTGCTTGATAAAATTCtggctttttcttttccaatagGGCAAAAGTTGATATCTTGATTTGCAAAAGTTGCTGCAGTGTTCAATGTTACATTGAGTGCTGAAAAATGGTTGCAgttttgttatgattttgtATCTTTTCAAGTTCTGCCAATTGTATGCATTAGAATGCTTTAGATGACCTTTAACAATTTAGCTGAATGATGCCTCATTTGTGTGGGTTATTGGAGATTGGTTGGAGTAGCATGCTATTTGGGTTGTGCTTCTTTTCAATTTGCTTTCCTAACTAATCAACAGTGTGATCAGTTTTCACAATGGATTGCAAGTGTGGTATTAATCATCAAAGCGTCAATGGCTAGTTTGATAATTTAATAGCATGACTTTGGTACCTGCACCTGTAAATGTTTAGGTTGTGCTGTGCTTTATTTGTTCTGATGCTGATCAATTCCTGCAAAAGGCTGAATTATTCCCTAAAACTGTTTCAGGTATATGCACTTGGAGGGTTTCTTGTCCTGAAGTGGGCCTGGGCGAGATGGAATGAGAGGAACGAAAGAAGTGGCAAGAAGGACGACACCACGGGTAATGATGATCAACCTTCTCctaaagaagatgatgacgatCAATCTTCTGATGGGGATGAAAACTAGTCATATTGCGTGAACACGATGAAATGTTGCCCATGTTGGTTCTGTATAGCAAAATACACCGAAAACAGGGTGAAGATTTCTTATTTTCCATTGTATGTACTCGAGTCTTGAGTTTCATCTCTTTCTGTAAGGAATATAATTCTCTTAcgctcaaaaaaagaaaagaaaaaaaaaagcttttcttttttacttttctggacaaatctctttcttgttttgtgttctAGAGATATGGCTGCACAGTATCATTGGCTTGCGGCTTGTGATCATCGTTTTGCACATATTGGCCTGTTAAATAACATAAATTGATCATATGAACGCACAAACTTAATCAATAAAACGGGATTTCATACATTATCAACGACCAAGATCCTATGGGGTTACAGAGTTATGAATCAAATACACAAGTTTTGCATCTCTCTTTACAGTTTTTGACGCTGTTTCTGCCAAATCCATACAAAGGCCTACAAACAGTGTATACAACAACACTCTAAAATGACCAATAACGGTATGCAGGTTTGATCACAAGCATCCAGCAGAATCAATCATACTCGCCTAAATAAGCCATCATCTGAACCACCAGTAGGAGGCAGCCGAATCGGGCGGGTGTAATAAGGAGTCGAATACAATTCTCTACTACTTTGAACTGAATCGGGATACAAGCTTCTACTAGGATTCACGGGAGTATATGTACTTGCTCGTCTATCTAAGTTGAAGCTAGTAGAGGATACTTGGTTACCTTCAAAACCAGATGTTCCACCAGAGATTGCACCGCCTGAAACTCTTGATGTACCTTTACAAAGTCTGAATCCTGGAACATCAACCATCGGTGGACCATCTGCCCTGAAGCTGGACCATAGTTTTGGTCCACCGATGTATGGGGTGGTCAAAAGTCGGTCATCCACTGACAAAGGAGGACTAGTTTCTACTTGGCTTTGGAAGCCAGCATTTAGGAGATTTCCAGGTACTAGGGCAATGTCTCGCTCAGGCATATGGGTAACAATAGCTTTCTGAGAACTTGAAGCTAGAATATTGTTTCTATTTGAAGCATCAGATGGAAAAACAGTGGGTACACGGAACAGTCCAGCGCAGTCAACAGGAAACTCTACCATGGACCCAATGTTGGAAGCAGGGAGAGATGGTTTAGTACTAAATGCGGGTTCTATTGGTAGTGCGTATGTGTTCATATATGAACCTGGAGTTGAAGGATATGAGCTTTCAGAGAGACAATCAGGTTTTCTGATATGTAGGCTATTGACTTTCTCTTGCAGAGACAACTTAGCTTGCTTTAGTGCGGTGAGTACAGTTTCACAAGTATCAGCCTTCTCCTCTTTCAGCGGAACTATTGGATACTCTACTTTCTGGGTAGTAGTGGTAGTACTGTAAAAGGAACCCTGTGTTACAGGAGGTGACCGAGTAGTTGATGAAGAGTGCTCAATGATACCTTTACAGCTGTGTGAATGGGAATACTCACTTTTAGGGCTCTCagaaatttgttttcctttgtctCCAGAAGGAGAAGCATCTTGTTCCACAGATCTGGAACCGCAACTTTTGCAACACTTATCAGGTGATGTTACTGAATTATCAGGCGAACCATGCGACAAAGATTCAGACGGTTCCCTAAAGTCAACTTCATTGGCTATAGACCTTGTATCACGGAGTGAGAGGGCTACCATAGAATCTTGAAGCTGAGCTTGGGCCTTTTCCCCATTACTTTCATCCGTCACATCTGAATGGTTTCCTACATCACATAAATCCTGCAAGTTTGGACAAGAAATGTTGATCAGGATGAACTCATAGAAATTGTTGATCTGTTTGGCTAACTTTACTTGTTGTGTGTATGACCGAGGCTAAATTTAATTGGACCTTTTTCATATTTGTGAACAAGATAGTTATATGAGAGAATGAAtattaagaagaaggaaagagtgaatataaagaagaaggaaaacaaacaaTTCCATAACTTTTTATCACAATGGAAAGAAGACAGATAAAAAAACTCGATGTATTCTCATGCATTTTCGTGATGGATGCTAAGCTAGTGAATCAAATGCAGAAAAAGTGAAATATATGCCTAATTATCAACCCCACGTAAATCTGGAACTCCCTTTTAAAcattttgaactttgaagtttttattcatttaagcATGAAAATACCATAATCACAGACTGATGTTGTAGTTCACATATAAGATCCTTATTAAGAGGTCAAAACCTGAGACATAGGGCATACCAGGGCAGATGATTTATTCTCTCTGAAATTTGTCTCCCATTCCCTTTGAGTCTCTTCCATATCTTCGAAAGACCCGATAACCTGGGCACGATTCTCTAACGCTCTCTCCAAGTTGATGTCCATACTGTAATCCTTGTCTAAACCGTTTGAATTTGACAACTTGTTCAAACTTTCGTCTCCCTTCACAGCAGTACCATCAACCACGGTTTTGGATGCTTCTTCAATCGTTTGAGGAAGAACTTCAGTGCGAACTCCATTTTCTTGAAAATCAACTGAGTTTCCATCTCTCTTGTAATCTTCAGATGCAATTCTGAAAAGTACAAAAATGTTGGTTATATAATACACAACATACTGTATATGTAAGAAAGTTTTACAATAGCTTTACCAATAAGTCCACCAGGCCAATCTATGATGTATATAACAAGAGATAGAACACCTTCAATCTCAAATAACTAAGCACATGTCTCTAAGAAATGCTTGCACAATTTGGTTATTGATTGGCAAGCACACAATGATAGCTACTCATCACTGAGCAGCTAAAGATAACAAACAGACCTTGATTCACTGCGTCTTATTTGCCGACAAGATCTCCCTTGTCGGTGTCTCGGTGAGGAAAAATAAGGAGACTCGAAACTTCTAAGGTTTCTCCTATTCCGGTTATCCTTGATCTTGTCAGAAGAAGCCGGTTCCCTCCTGCGACCTTTCCAGGATAAACTTTTGCCAAACActagaaaagaaataaacatcCAAAACTGAGAGCTTGTTCGATCTCATTAAACCCTCCCACCAAATTCAATATAACTTAAGAAAAACTTTGCTCCACTCAGATAGAACACTTACCTGAATTTGTCTGAGAGTAACATTCATGGTCAGAGTTGgaatcatcataatcatcagaGACATCAGTGTATCCATTTTCTTCCAGGATCGCAAGAACTTCAGCAGTTGCCTGTTCAGCCTTTCTTCTCTGTAAAGATACAATCTTTAGCTGTTCCTCTAGCTCTGCTACCTAACAAGATTAAGACAAAGACATAagcttttaaaagaaaaaaaagaactcttcACTGGGAAAACACAAAGGAAGACAAACTTTATCAGCGAGTCCATCAAGCTTAGCTCTAGCACTCTTGGAAACAGCTCTTTCAGCAAGTAAACGAGCACGAAGAAATTCAATAGTTCTTGAAGTAGGATCTCGTGCGTCTGAATCAATagacctatatatatacaatgcaccaaaaaaaccaaacatcaaCTCCTAATAACAGATCAAAAACCAGCTTCCAAATGTGATACGAtgtggaagaaaacaaaaaaagagacagGAACTATaccgatgatgatgaacaaagttGTCTTGATGCGCCATCTcacaacgaagaagaagacccaaacaaaaagaaaagatctttTTAAGAGAAGAGCCTGCGGTGTGAaggcgtctctctctctctctgcttaaTCAATCAACTAACCCAagtcaatgaagaagataaagtttttattttaaattttaaattaaaataattatcacTCTTCTCATTGGTTATAATTATTTactaattgttaatataatactTTCGTTGTAGTAGACAAAGTCATATTGATttgatcgaaaaaaaaaaagtaaaatcattttttttaatttttactttttggccatatttacaattttaaaaaaataaatatataaaagaaaaaagaagagagagcgGACgcgaaaaagaaaatgaaatagaGTTTAATTGGCATCTTTAggttacagagagagagagagagagagagagagagagagagagagagggataattatatttttttttctctttcatccttccttcttcttctctatcttttggtttttgttttttggttttgggggaGCTAAAATACATAATACACAGAGAAATCGCCGATATAAATCCCACTTTTTCAACCCCGAAATTAAAGGaaacctctttcttctttttttagcaCCGGTGAAatctcttccttccttctctttctcactAGTGTTGTTGTTATACAATACAGCTTtgggctctctctctctctctcttctacagGTTTCCACCACCACCTTCCTCCGTCTTGTTTTTGATTCTGTTTTCTGGGTTTACTTCGGATTGACGAAACCctagtttgatttttattgttttttcagAAGAAGCCTTCCATTGATTTTGGTTTCCTCCCCTCCAGCTGCTGCgctcttgattttgttttgtttcgagGCCTTATCTCTTTTTTGGTGACGACGGGAAGGGGGGGGGGGAATCTGGAGTTAAAGGGAGGGGTTACTCATATGCGATTCTTCTGGATAACTTGATGCCGCAGGATCACGCATCGTGGGATCGGAAAGAGCTCTTGAGGCAGAGGAAACACGATAGGCCTGaaccttcttcttttgattcgCCTTTTCGATGGAGGgattctccttcttctactcCTTCTTCTCACCATGTTCCNNNNNNNNNNNNNNNNNNNNNNNNNNNNNNNNNNNNNNNNNNNNNNNNNNNNNNNNNNNNNNNNNNNNNNNNNNNNNNNNNNNNNNNNNNNNNNNNNNNNNNNNNNNNNNNNNNNNNNNNNNNNNNNNNNNNNNNNNNNNNNNNNNNNNNNNNNNNNNNNNNNNNNNNNNNNNNNNNNNNNNNNNNNNNNNNNNNNNNNNNNNNNNNNNNNNNNNNNNNNNNNNNNNNNNNNNNNNNNNNNNNNNNNNNNNNNNNNNNNNNNNNNNNNNNNNNNNNNNNNNNNNNNNNNNNNNNNNNNNNNNNNNNNNNNNNNNNNNNNNNNNNNNNNNNNNNNNNNNNNNNNNNNNNNNNNNNNNNNNNNNNNNNNNNNNNNNNNNNNNNNNNNNNNNNNNNNNNNNNNNNNNNNNNNNNNNNNNNNNNNNNNNNNNNNNNNNNNNNNNNNNNNNNNNNNNNNNNNNNNNNNNNNNNNNNNNNNNNNNNNNNNNNNNNNNNNNNNNNNNNNNNNNNNNNNNNNNNNNNNNNNNNNNNNNNNNNNNNNNNNNNNNtttttttttatttttactttttggccatatttacaattttttttttttaaaattataaatatataaaagaaaaaagaagagagcggacgcgaaaaagaaaatgaaatagaGTTTAATTGGCATCTTTAGGTTACACAGAGAGAGggataattatatatttttttttttctctttcatccttctttcttcttcttctatatttctctttttttttgtttttttgtttttttttttttctggggaGCTAAGCTAAAATACATATACAGAGAGAAATCGCCGATATAATAAAATCCAAACTTTTGGTTTCGTCTTCAACCCCGAAATTAAAGGAaacctcttttctcttttttttagcaCCGgtgaaatctctctctctcatctctcatctctctctctctctcactagtGTTGTTATACAATACAGCTTTGGgggctcctctctctctctctctctctcttctacagGTTTCCACCTCCGCCTTGTTTTTGATtctgttttctgggtttgcttcGGATTGACGAAACcctagtttgatttttttgtttatcagaagaagaagaagccttcCATTGATTTTGGTTTCCTCCCCCtcagctgctgctgctgcgctcttgatttttttttttcgaagcCTTATCTCTTTTTGGGTTTCCTACGGACGACGGGAAGAGGGGGGAATCTGGAGTTAAAGGGAGGGGTTACTCATATGCGATTCTTCTGGATAACTTGATGCCGCAGGATCACGCATCGTGGGATCGGAAAGAGCTCTTGAGGCAGAGGAAACACGATAGGCCTGaaccttcttcttttgattcgCCTTTTAGATGGAGGgattctccttcttctactcCTTCTTCTCACCATGTTCCCCGCGAGTTTTCTCGCTGGGGATCTGGTGGTGACTTCCGCcggccttcttcttcttcttcttcttgtaagtCCCCCtaccctctcttttttttttgttctctctaaTTAGGGCTTTGAATCCGCCGGCTCTGTTTTTGGTAGATtctatttttatggatttgtTAGATATTTacttttcccttttttaaaaaaaacagagggcTGGTTGATTTAGAAGCAAATCCTTGTTTCTTAGATTgagtttaggtttttttttggg from Camelina sativa cultivar DH55 chromosome 9, Cs, whole genome shotgun sequence encodes:
- the LOC104711773 gene encoding uncharacterized protein LOC104711773, with translation MAEAQDRSHASDSSPPTLKFPPFVTNLFPFLKPKPATDASGGSKPTAVSGDKEPQKSTYEAVSFPYNPPKSAEPIKFEAEPSSGRTSNSVILWQVYALGGFLVLKWAWARWNERNERSGKKDDTTGNDDQPSPKEDDDDQSSDGDEN
- the LOC104711777 gene encoding uncharacterized protein LOC104711777; the protein is MAHQDNFVHHHRSIDSDARDPTSRTIEFLRARLLAERAVSKSARAKLDGLADKVAELEEQLKIVSLQRRKAEQATAEVLAILEENGYTDVSDDYDDSNSDHECYSQTNSVFGKSLSWKGRRREPASSDKIKDNRNRRNLRSFESPYFSSPRHRQGRSCRQIRRSESRIASEDYKRDGNSVDFQENGVRTEVLPQTIEEASKTVVDGTAVKGDESLNKLSNSNGLDKDYSMDINLERALENRAQVIGSFEDMEETQREWETNFRENKSSALDLCDVGNHSDVTDESNGEKAQAQLQDSMVALSLRDTRSIANEVDFREPSESLSHGSPDNSVTSPDKCCKSCGSRSVEQDASPSGDKGKQISESPKSEYSHSHSCKGIIEHSSSTTRSPPVTQGSFYSTTTTTQKVEYPIVPLKEEKADTCETVLTALKQAKLSLQEKVNSLHIRKPDCLSESSYPSTPGSYMNTYALPIEPAFSTKPSLPASNIGSMVEFPVDCAGLFRVPTVFPSDASNRNNILASSSQKAIVTHMPERDIALVPGNLLNAGFQSQVETSPPLSVDDRLLTTPYIGGPKLWSSFRADGPPMVDVPGFRLCKGTSRVSGGAISGGTSGFEGNQVSSTSFNLDRRASTYTPVNPSRSLYPDSVQSSRELYSTPYYTRPIRLPPTGGSDDGLFRRV